The window GGTAATTCCCACGTGCCTCAGGGTTCCATTATCCACTAATTTTTGGAATTCCTCTGGAGTACAGCCAGCACCGATCTTTTTTTGAAAAGGAAGACGACGGCTGCCGGCATCCTGGATTCTTATGGCTTTCACCCTTTTCACCTCCTGACAGACAGCCGTCATGAACAAAACCCAGCTGTCCATAAGGAAGCCGGGATTGACCCCTGTACCTAAAACGGTGACTCCGTTGCCTTTGGCGACCCTGTCAACTTCAGCTGCGAGCTGGGGATGGCTATGATACGGATAGGCTAACTCCTCAGTGGTGGAGACGATGTTCACCCCGAATTTCAGGAGCTTGGTCAGTTGGGGGGCAACGGTTTTTAGGGAGGAACTCGTTTGATGGAATACAACGTCCACCTTTTTTTTAGCCAGGAGACGATCTACATCATCGGTTATGCGGATCCCCAGTTTCTTGTCCAACCCAATAAGTTCCCCCAGGTCTCTTCCTACCTTCTCCTTGTCTATATCCACTGCCCCCACCAGCTTAATATCGGGTCGCTGCAGGGCTAACTTGGCCACCGCGCAACCAATGGGGCCACATCCGAATTG is drawn from Deltaproteobacteria bacterium and contains these coding sequences:
- a CDS encoding dihydrodipicolinate reductase; protein product: MQKKICAVQFGCGPIGCAVAKLALQRPDIKLVGAVDIDKEKVGRDLGELIGLDKKLGIRITDDVDRLLAKKKVDVVFHQTSSSLKTVAPQLTKLLKFGVNIVSTTEELAYPYHSHPQLAAEVDRVAKGNGVTVLGTGVNPGFLMDSWVLFMTAVCQEVKRVKAIRIQDAGSRRLPFQKKIGAGCTPEEFQKLVDNGTLRHVGITESISMIAAGLGWKLDDITETIEPVIAKKRVKSQYITVESGQAAGVRQLGHGLRGKEEIITLEFEASLGAPESYDAIYISGTPNMEVVIKGGTHGDIATAAITVNSARRVVEAPPGLITMKDLPIVICTP